The genomic segment atttttattgtaaagttttattcttttttacgTTTTAACTCCTGTATAATGAGATAAGATAGTAAGATTTTggatattatataattttcaaataaaattagatatttttatgataatattaataattattttgtaaaacatTATATCGCAATAACAAATACCCCTTAGCCTATTGCAgggaattttttgaattttattttattaaattatatggtaattacattaaatattcttaaataaaaaaataaaaccatttaaattttaaataaaaaatatgtttatttactcaatatattcttatatatatatatatttttatttattaaaaaaacatattattcttATAAGTAACAtggtttttttgaataaaaatttaaaataattaaaataattatttttaagaattccaATGACTTGGATTAAGGAGAAAAAGTTGTATTCCTTtaatcaaaactttattttcttatttatctatttatctattgttttgaaaaatttttcTTCAGAAACAtggttttgaaaacaaaaaattatcatgatataaaaatcaagttttttttaaaaatacatatcattatagtttttactaaataagaaatacaaaataattaatttgataaaaatatataagaaaatttaaaataaaaaataaaaaaaataaatattttattctcattgaatattatttaaaaatattttaaagaaaattatgcatattaagtttgtgtttttcttgaaatttcatttttttaaaattaaattttcttagtgtttttgaattattctaatataaaaaataatatatttttttaatttttttaatatatttttaaataaaaatatatttaaaaaaacaatattattacaAACAGCACCTAATACCggtaaaaaaccaaaactcgTCCTCGATACTCTCAACacgtataaattataatcctatCAGCATTGCCGCACCCAACTCAAGGACCCTCTTTCCTTTGCTGGCATCCCCATTTCCacactctctcctctcttttcttttcaaatcaaaatgatgttgAGATCCATCAAATCCCTAGCGACCTCTCCATCATCCCACATCCTCCGCCGTGGCTATGCCTCTGAGGCCGTTCCCGACCGCAAGGTTGCCGTCCTCGGTGCTGCTGGAGGTATCGGTCAACCACTTGCCCTTCTCATGAAGCTTAATCCTCTCGTCTCCAGCCTCGCTCTCTACGATATTGCTAACACTCCCGGTGTCGCCGCCGATGTCAGCCACATCAACACCAGATCTGAGGTTTATGTCCTTCAATCTATCTCTTTCTTTTGATGCTTTCACATTTATTTTCCTCATTTtatacattatttatttatttattttgcatttctaataaaatttatttaatggaTCTATATTTGATTCACCTGTCAATCACTTGTTTTTTGGTCTCACTTAGAGCTTAATCCATCAGTTGTATAATGTTGTTAGACTCATTTTGCTCTTTATGTTTCTGctgctttgatttcttttagtggtttttctttttagactcgttttttacttctttctttgtttgagtTTAGGTTTCTGGGTATTCAGGTGAAGCTGAATTGGGGAAAGCCTTGGAGGGAGCTGATGTTGTAATCATTCCAGCTGGTGTGCCAAGGAAGCCTGGAATGACCCGTGACGATCTCTTCAACATCAATGCTGGGATTGTAAAGGGTCTCTGTCAAGCAATTGCCAAGTACTGCCCTCACGTGAGTATTGAGATTCTGTTAAAGCAAGTTTGTTTGTATGCCACAGTTAAGTTCGATGGTTTGGTTGAGCTCTATCTGGTGTTTGGACtttaaaatatgtttctttCAGCAAGTACACTAAAgaaaatggacatgtgaaagtgtagaaactgaattgttttttggcttccttattttttggtttatgtGGACTTCCCACAGTCCTATTTGGAACCCAATGGAGTCATTTGTTGGAAGGCAACCAAACATGCCTTCGGCGttattttgcttttatgtttttgttgttttaatttcatgttgGCTGACAAATATTGTGGGATCAGGCACTTGTTAATATGATCAGCAACCCAGTGAACTCAACAGTCCCTATTGCTGCTGAGGTTTTTAAGAAAGCAGGAACCTATGACCCGAAAAGGTTGTTTGGTGTGACTACCCTTGATGTTGTTAGGGCCAAGACATTCTATGCTGGAAAGGCCAAGGTGCCAGTTGCAGGTTTGCCCAATTACTCATTTACGAGACACTTGTGCTTCTTATGTCCCACCTTTATTTCCCCACCGAAGgccaaattgaaagaaaagtgTATAAATGACATAAAATGTTACTTGTCTTTTTTTTGGTGTAAATGAAAGAGCTCAGCTTAAGTAGATGTCATTCTTGTATTAGCATGTTTTTTCAGTCTTTTATTGTGCAGTTCTGTGTTTTAGAACTTTTTGACTCATTATCTTCTGTAATTCTTCTCTGATGCTGACATGTTGTTCTTCTTTGGTTCAGAGGTTAATGTACCAGTTGTTGGTGGCCATGCAGGCATAACCATTCTCCCACTATTTTCACAAGTATTTATTCACTCCCCTTCCACTTTGTCTCCTAAATAACTCTATATGCAATGTATATTAATACTGTTTCTATTCAAATTCTTGTCTGATTGTTTgtgatcaacttttctaattttgttctacttgtttgatttattttataggcCACACCAAAAGCCAATTTATCTGATGCAGAGATTACTGCTCTTACAAAGAGAACTCAAGATGGAGGGACAGAAGTTGTGGAAGCAAAGGCTGGAAAGGGCTCTGCAACTTTGTCAATGGCGTAAGTTTATATCCTGAGCATAGTTATACACATGAATGTGTTTTGAATCCTTTGTTTATGGACACTAAATTAGCATTTCATTGTGAAAATCTTTGGCTTATAAAAGTTTTCATCCTAGTCAATTCACGTGTAATATTGATTTTTCTGAAGGATTAGATTTACCTGTCagatatcttttcttttcttttcttttttctatcaaGGTAAGAAGTACGATGTGTAAGTGACACTAGGATGGTCAAGGACTAATCCTGTTTCTGCTTCTTTTTCAAGCAGTGTTGGATGAGCCAACATTTAGCAGACTTGTTTGGATTTTTGGACTCTTTTGGGGCTAGATTTCTTAGGTACAATGATTAAACCATGAAGTTGAACtccttaattttaataattacaagACTTTTTAAGCTGTTCCAGTAAAAGCTAACAtgtacttgaaaaaatattgatagatTCAAAGTACGCCGTTGAATTCTGATTTTGTAATTCTTTGGCCACTCTTACTCATTGTTGGCCTGTTTTCCACCCATTTTCCtgacttcattttttttgtctgCTTCTGTTCAAAAGTTGTAGAAAATGTGAATGGATTTCTTTTTCAACCGCTTATGGTTCTGTGACTTTCTCTTCACCTTTTTACAAGTCTCTTCATGTCCTTGCACCTGCtgtaattataaaagaaaaggaactgtatatttttaatttatttgattggcCATTCGCAGCTATGCTGGAGCCATTTTTGCTGATGCGTGCTTGAAGGGGCTCAATGGAGCTCCAGATGTGGTTGAATGTTCATATGTGCAATCAACTATCACTGAACTTCCTTTCTTCGCTTCTAAGGTAATTTGATCAACTTTGTTTGAACATAAAATCTCTTTGTTAGATTATGTTGATGTCAAATATCCTCTGATGTgaattcattcttttaatttacttaATTGCACATTGTTTGCAAGTTAAAGAATACCATCTGTAACTGATTATTGCTCGTCACAATATATCAgtttaaattaattacctttGGGAATCTCTTCCGGGCTGTCCTGTTTGCTTAGttggaaaagaaagaatgatATCAATTGAATTTAACTCTATTAAGCCCCAAACTCGAAATAACTGGGTTATATTTAGCTATATGGTTGTCTTATCCGGTTGTGTTGGGTTGTGCTTCTGAATGATGTTGTCATTTAAACATGCTcgtaaaattaatgttttgtaCCTTTTGGAATCTCTTCTGGGCTGTCCTGTCTGCTTAGttggaaaagaaagaatgatATCAATTGAATTTAACTCTATTAAGCCCCAAACTCGAAATAACTGGGTTATATTTAGCTATATGGTTGTCTTATCCGGTTGTGTTGGGCTGTGCTTCTGAATGATGTTGTCATACTAAAACATACTAGTTTAATtcgtgtcatttttttttcaccacCTCATTACCTCCAATCTCATCAATATTTCTCACTGGTGTATCCAAGGATTTCTTCCCATACATGCTGAATatgattgaattatttttatgaccTTTCCTTAATTTTGCTGCAAGAGTTGCATCTCCTCTCTGCAGATGCCTTTCTTAATTTGGTTATTGTCTTTCCATGCATGGATCTTAGCATTTTTTTCTAGGTTATACTAATTTTGTAACAATGCGATCACTCACTGTCAAATAACTTGATGCTTTtagttcaaaaagaaaaaaaaaaggaaaaggaaaaaacaaatgggGACTTAGTGGGAAAATGAAACTGTTATAATATCTGTCACGCCCTGTTTTTAGCAACTGCTGTGCAGATATCTCTGATGACAAAAGGTTCATTACTTTGTGAAGGTTCCGTGATGCTTTGCACCTTTATCAGATGTAGCACTCTGGTATCTGGTGCTTTTCTAGTGCAGCATTGCTGTACACGTGCATTTTTCTGTGgaagttttgtatttttatgcgTGCTGGGGTGGTCAGATAGTAAACAtgggaatttgtttttttgtgtttgcagGTGAGGCTCGGAAAGAATGGCGTGGAGGAAGTTTTGGGGCTAGGTCCTCTCTCTGACTATGAAAAGGAAGGTTTAGAAAAGTTGAAGCCTGAACTCCAATCATCTATTGAGAAGGGAATCAAATTTGCCAACCAGTAATTCAAGTAATGTTACTTGCTCCTTCCATCACAAACGCACGCAAGTTTTGCATTTTTCAGTGTTGTATTTGCGGCTGCCAGCAGCTCCAGCATTGCTTTTTCATGTAGAGTAGGCACATAAAACCAggttttatcaataaaataccCTGTGACTTGAGGTGGTAGTTGATACTCTGGAGAGAATTGGAAATCTAGTTTATGCCAAGTGCAAAATGCTTGtaagattttattcttattcacagggatgatatttataaatcaGAACCTATCTGGTGGATCGATATATCCATCTGACTTGCATGCTGGGTATCACCCGACTacaaaaatgtgaaaaaaaccaaaaagaaagcagcagaaggaagaaaaacaaacacaagataTCTCAAGTACAAGGTGTCTATGCTGAATTACAAATTCCCTTCATGGATAATGTCATTTTATATGCCCAGGAAGCTACCCCACAACATCAGTGACAGCACAAGATTGCGAAGTAGCGATCTGGTTAATTAATCCTTTCCAAAACCATGCCTTCTCTCATTAGCTTGCTTTAGTATTTCCATCTAAAATCTTAAAACACTAGTTTCCATGCTCAATCAACAGAACTCCACTCGTGAAATAAGTTCCTCGTATCCCCAGAGCATCCCATATTTTGCTTATACTGAAATGGAAAGCATCAGAGGGCTTCCATCTAAAGCAGTTCAGCCAAAAGGTCAGTGCTATAAATTGAAGTCATACATTTCCACACGTTTTATGTTTTCTACtttttggagattttttttttctaatgattgGTAAGTTGcattgaattgaattataatACAAGACAAAAATCAGAGTTCGTTTTAAAACTGCTGTCGGCAGTTTCCAGAGGTAAAATTATGCATTGGTAATAGTAATACACCAAATCACAATTACACaggaatttgaaaaaattatactcGCTATAAACCCTAACTGGTTTTCAAAGATTTTATGACAATGAATTGATtacgcaaaaaaaaattatattatcacCTATAAAGCATCATGCTTTAGGCACGTCATGTTTTAGTCGGATTGCATTGCTagttatcttaaatttttatgggTTGTTGTGCTTCATTATTAATGATTTgtctattatatttattgaaattgatatttttttactctGATATCAATAAATACCGGAGTTGATATTTCTAACTATGCGTCAATAAATACTAGAATTGATACTCGTCATGAATCCACTTACTTTGAATACTTctgaattgagttttaaaatgatCATTGAACTGCGAGAATGACAAAAGAAAAGTGGGCTTTGGATGTTTTCAAAGGAATgagtttttggtattttatatataggCCCGACATGCCATTTTATTTAGGACAAATTCTAATGGGCTttataaacattataaaatgcatatgcaaacaaattttttttttatatatatatatcaaaaagtgataaaacaataattttataaaaataataaaacttgcaaaaatatttttgagctcttttttatgttaagaaaTCACAAGTTAATACAAatgcatttttcatttatttttttggatttaaccATGATGCAAATTTTAGAAATggtaaataaaaatgtttttatgatatatatgttttatgttattgttctaacacaagctaaaaaaaataaaatcatgcatCACACACCTCTACTTTTACAATTCTTAAAAATACTCACAACAAATATAcaattaatttgcaaaaaacaaatcttagcTTCTAAATCAACCTTAATAATGTTGCTAAGTAGGATGAGATTGCTGAAATGAAACCAGATGCTTTAAAACAGTGGGTTTCCTACTGTGTGTGCTTTTCATATGCCGCTATAAATGACGATGCATGGAATGACGCTCCAAAGTCCTGGATCGAGTGTAGTCCTAAAACGAGCATGGCACAACAGATTGGGTAGCTTCCCCTTTCCTTTTCATGTTTGTGCTTGTGGATATAATCATAttacctgcaaaaaaaaaaaaatcacacagcAAAATCGATTTAATCCCTTCTATCTTCACAGATTTGTTATCGTTTTGAGAGGAAACGATGGTGGCATGTGAGTTGGAGTAAGAAGAGTTGTTAGTCGTGTGACTCATGGTACTGGTGTAAGTTGACTATTTTGAAGGTTGGTTCGGATGAAACAATTAAGTGAAGAAAGGTTTTATGAGAGAAAGGTTATGGGTTTCGCATGATAATGGGTCCGCTGTAAGTGGTGGTGTTTAAGGGTTGTTAATTGTTGTCTTGGGTTTATGGGTTTATGacagtga from the Populus nigra chromosome 9, ddPopNigr1.1, whole genome shotgun sequence genome contains:
- the LOC133703142 gene encoding malate dehydrogenase, mitochondrial, with protein sequence MMLRSIKSLATSPSSHILRRGYASEAVPDRKVAVLGAAGGIGQPLALLMKLNPLVSSLALYDIANTPGVAADVSHINTRSEVSGYSGEAELGKALEGADVVIIPAGVPRKPGMTRDDLFNINAGIVKGLCQAIAKYCPHALVNMISNPVNSTVPIAAEVFKKAGTYDPKRLFGVTTLDVVRAKTFYAGKAKVPVAEVNVPVVGGHAGITILPLFSQATPKANLSDAEITALTKRTQDGGTEVVEAKAGKGSATLSMAYAGAIFADACLKGLNGAPDVVECSYVQSTITELPFFASKVRLGKNGVEEVLGLGPLSDYEKEGLEKLKPELQSSIEKGIKFANQ